Proteins from a genomic interval of Megalopta genalis isolate 19385.01 unplaced genomic scaffold, iyMegGena1_principal scaffold0037, whole genome shotgun sequence:
- the COX5A gene encoding cytochrome c oxidase subunit 5A — protein MLRFTGTRIQSIVRNQIVPRTAAIGVQNVRASHDEPDENEEDFNQRYTAYLNRPEIDHWETRQVMNSLAGMDLIPDPTIICAAMRACRRLNDYALAVRFLEVVKDKCGNRLNEIYPYILQEIKPTLEELGINTPEQLGYDKPELALPSVYEMYG, from the exons ATGTTACGTTTCACGGGAACCCGTATCCAGTCCATCGTGAGGAATCAAATAGTGCCACGCACCGCGGCCATCGGAGTGCAGAATGTTCGTGCCTCGCATGACGAGCCGGACGAGAACGAAGAGGACTTCAATCAAAGATACACGGCTTACCTGAATCGCCCGGAAATTGATCACTGGGAAACTCGTCAAGTCATGAACTCGTTGGCCG GAATGGACCTGATACCCGACCCCACGATCATCTGCGCCGCGATGAGGGCTTGCAGACGATTGAACGACTACGCGCTTGCTGTTAGGTTCTTGGAAGTTGTAAAGGACAAGTGTGGAAACAGACTCAACGAAATCTATCCGTACATCTTACAAGAGATCAAGCCTACTTTGGAAGAACTGGGCATAAACACACCGGAACAGCTCGGCTACGACAAACCCGAATTAGCACTTCCGTCGGTATACGAAATGTACGGCTGA